One bacterium genomic region harbors:
- a CDS encoding energy transducer TonB yields the protein MRSKGAIIILFVLQTAFVSAATTSGVLKGDETWEGVVQVTGDVIVPEGVTLTIKPNALIKFAANSDDQESGYDITKCELIIEGVLRAEGKDKYEIRFTSGSFTLPNETAKNNLQPQASDWYGIIFKRGNHDRSIVSYSVVEFAYDGITCINASPRIFRNRIEGNYWNGILCDIISSPKINNNEILNNGYAGINCKINSTPSITNNEVTGNRYGILVQDVSEPVIGDLRLGENVGRNAIYNNLEFNLYNHTKNVIYAQRNDWGDNTNADRSIHDDDENGKFGLVVYTPVYTSGKVSFVEFQTFAPIDNKAAEEEKAKREKEIEALKKKLEIKKEDKTSQSKTSGLEEKSNEEQKKILAEQQKEKERLQLLEEQARQQEQIRVEQEKQLAVQKKLEEDKKKEDAKKTEIKKEVKTEAFIPTKMANELDNNPKPVTKVNPVMPDLAKKANLSGTVSLRVLVGTGGIPEEIYVSKRIGNKDFDQMINDAAIGAVKQWTFETGLSGGQTVKYWTVVTILMK from the coding sequence GGAGGGCGTCGTACAAGTCACCGGCGACGTCATCGTTCCCGAAGGCGTCACTCTAACAATCAAACCCAATGCCTTGATCAAGTTTGCCGCTAATAGCGACGATCAGGAAAGCGGTTACGATATTACAAAATGCGAGCTGATCATTGAAGGCGTACTCCGGGCCGAAGGCAAAGACAAATACGAGATTCGTTTTACTTCCGGCAGCTTTACCCTACCCAACGAAACTGCAAAAAACAACCTTCAGCCTCAAGCCAGCGATTGGTATGGGATCATCTTTAAACGCGGCAATCACGATCGCAGCATTGTTTCATACAGTGTAGTGGAATTTGCGTATGATGGCATCACGTGTATTAACGCGTCGCCAAGAATTTTCCGGAACCGTATAGAAGGTAATTACTGGAATGGCATTTTGTGCGATATCATCTCCTCGCCCAAAATCAATAATAACGAAATCCTGAATAACGGTTATGCCGGCATTAATTGCAAAATCAATTCAACGCCGAGCATTACCAATAACGAAGTCACGGGCAATCGCTACGGGATTTTGGTGCAAGACGTGTCGGAGCCGGTTATTGGCGATCTGCGCCTTGGAGAAAATGTTGGCCGGAATGCGATCTACAATAATCTGGAGTTCAACCTCTATAATCATACTAAAAACGTCATTTACGCTCAACGAAACGACTGGGGCGACAATACCAATGCCGATCGCAGTATTCACGATGACGACGAAAACGGCAAGTTTGGGCTCGTAGTTTACACCCCTGTTTACACTTCCGGTAAAGTTTCATTTGTTGAATTCCAAACTTTTGCGCCCATTGACAATAAAGCCGCCGAGGAAGAAAAAGCCAAACGCGAAAAAGAAATCGAAGCGCTCAAGAAAAAACTCGAAATTAAAAAAGAAGATAAAACCTCTCAAAGTAAAACCAGCGGATTGGAAGAAAAATCCAACGAAGAGCAAAAGAAAATCCTGGCCGAACAGCAGAAAGAAAAAGAGCGACTACAACTATTGGAAGAACAAGCTCGTCAACAGGAGCAAATACGGGTTGAGCAAGAAAAACAACTGGCCGTTCAGAAAAAATTAGAAGAAGATAAGAAAAAAGAAGACGCTAAGAAAACTGAAATAAAGAAAGAAGTTAAAACAGAAGCATTTATTCCTACAAAAATGGCCAATGAATTGGATAATAATCCCAAACCGGTTACAAAAGTCAATCCTGTGATGCCCGATCTGGCCAAAAAAGCTAATTTGAGCGGAACAGTATCATTGCGTGTTCTTGTCGGAACGGGCGGTATTCCTGAAGAAATATATGTTTCAAAACGCATTGGTAATAAAGATTTTGATCAAATGATCAACGATGCCGCTATCGGAGCCGTCAAACAATGGACTTTTGAAACAGGGTTGTCGGGCGGTCAAACTGTAAAATATTGGACGGTCGTTACGATTCTGATGAAATAA